Proteins encoded by one window of Macaca mulatta isolate MMU2019108-1 chromosome 10, T2T-MMU8v2.0, whole genome shotgun sequence:
- the RPS19BP1 gene encoding active regulator of SIRT1 — MSAALLRRGLELLAASEAPRDPPGQTKPRGAPVKRPRKTKAIQAQKLRTSAKGKVPKSALDEYRKRECRDHLRVNLKFLTRTRSTVAESVSQQILRQNRGRKACDRPVAKSKKKKKAEGTVFTEEDFQKFQREYFGS, encoded by the exons ATGTCCGCGGCCCTGCTGCGGCGGGGCTTGGAGCTGCTGGCGGCGTCCGAGG CCCCCCGGGACCCTCCAGGTCAGACCAAGCCGAGAGGGGCTCCGGTGAAACGGCCCCGGAAGACGAAGGCAATTCAGGCCCAGAAACTGCGGACCTCGGCCAAGGGAAAGGTGCCCAAGTCGGCACTGG ACGAGTACCGGAAGCGAGAGTGTCGAGACCACCTCAGAGTAAACCTGAAGTTTCTGACCAGGACGAGAAGCACCGTGGCTGAGTCTGTGAGCCAGCAG ATTTTGCGGCAGAACCGCGGTCGCAAGGCTTGTGACCGGCCTGTGGCCAAgagcaagaagaagaagaaggccgAGGGCACCGTGTTCACCGAGGAAGACTTCCAGAAGTTCCAGCGGGAATACTTCGGCAGCTAG
- the ATF4 gene encoding cyclic AMP-dependent transcription factor ATF-4 translates to MTEMSFLSSEVLVGDLMSPFDQSGLGAEESLGLLDDYLEVAKHFKPHGFSSDKAKAGSSEWLAVDGLVSPSNNGKEDAFSGTDWMLEKMDLKEFDFDALLGIDDLETMPDDLLTTLDDTCDLFAPLVQETNKEPPQTVNPIGHLPESLTKPDQVAPFTFLQPLPLSPGVLSSTPDHSFSLELGSEVDITEGDRKPDATAYVAMIPPCIKEEDTPSDNDSGICMSPESYLGSPQHSPSTRGSPNRSLPSPGVLCGSARPKPYDPPGEKMVEAKVKGEKLDKKLKKMEQNKTAATRYRQKKRAEQEALTGECKELEKKNEALKERADSLAKEIQYLKDLIEEVRKARGKKRVP, encoded by the exons ATGACCGAAATGAGCTTCCTGAGCAGCGAGGTGTTGGTGGGGGACTTGATGTCCCCCTTCGACCAGTCGGGTTTGGGGGCTGAAGAAAGCCTAGGTCTCTTAGATGACTACCTGGAGGTGGCCAAGCACTTCAAACCTCATGGGTTCTCCAGCGACAAGGCTAAGGCGGGCTCCTCCGAATGGCTGGCTGTGGATGGGTTGGTCAGTCCCTCCAACAACGGCAAGG AGGATGCCTTCTCCGGGACAGATTGGATGTTGGAGAAAATGGATTTGAAGGAGTTCGACTTTGATGCCCTGTTGGGTATAGATGACCTGGAAACCATGCCAGATGACCTTTTGACCACGTTGGATGACACGTGTGATCTCTTTGCCCCCCTAGTCCAGGAGACTAACAAGGAGCCCCCACAGACGGTGAACCCAATTGGCCATCTCCCAGAAAGTTTAACAAAACCCGACCAGGTTGCCCCCTTCACCTTCTTGCAAcctcttcccctttccccagGGGTCCTGTCCTCCACTCCAGATCATTCCTTTAGTTTAGAGCTGGGCAGTGAAGTGGATATCACTGAAGGAGATAGGAAGCCAGATGCCACTGCTTATGTTGCCATGATCCCTCCGTGCATAAAGGAGGAAGACACCCCCTCAGATAATGATAGTGGCATCTGTATGAGCCCGGAGTCCTATCTGGGCTCTCCTCAGCATAGCCCGTCTACCAGGGGCTCTCCAAATAGGAGCCTCCCATCTCCAGGTGTTCTCTGTGGCTCTGCCCGCCCCAAACCTTACGACCCTCCTGGAGAGAAGATGGTAGAAGCAAAAGTAAAGGGTGAGAAACTGGATAAGAAGCTGAAAAAAATGGAGCAAAACAAGACAGCAGCCACTAGGTACCGCCAGAAGAAGAGGGCGGAGCAGGAGGCCCTCACTGGCGAGTGCAAAGAGCTGGAAAAGAAGAATGAGGCTTTAAAAGAGAGGGCGGATTCCCTGGCCAAGGAGATCCAGTACCTGAAAGATTTGATAGAAGAGGTCCGCAAGGCAAGGGGGAAGAAAAGGGTCCCCTAG